Part of the Rhodococcus sp. OK302 genome is shown below.
CGCGACGTCGTCGCCCAAGCGCATGATGTTCGCCGAACGAATGCAGAGGAGAGAGATCAGCAGCCCAATTATGGTGTAGGGCAGGATCATCCAGACAGAGTTCATACCTTTTGCGGCGAGGCTGCCGTTCATCCACTGGATTGCTGCGGGAAGTCGATCGCTGTAGCGAAGCGACAGGAATGCAATGAACGCACCGGCCAGTGCATTGACCGCGACTCCGGCCAGAATGATGTTCAGCGGCTTGATTCCTTCGCGACGCCACGCCAGTGCGTAAACGATTGTCGCGGCGATAGCGCCGCCGGCAAAGGCTGCAAAGGGAATCATCGAGCTGTAACTCGGTGCGGCCAGCAAAATTACGAGGACCAAGGCTGCGGCACCGCTGGTGACTCCCGTCAGACCGGGATCAGCCAGCGGGTTTCCCATCACTGTCTGAAGCAGCGCGCCCGACACCGCGATGCTCGCTCCCACCAGCAGGGCGAGCAGTACACGCGGCAACCGCACATCCCACAGAATTGTGCTGAGGGACGCGCTGTCGTTGCTGCCCGACAGAACCGCGATGATCTCGGCTGGGGAAATCTGCACACTGCCGAGGCCGAGGCTGACCAGCGCAACTATTCCGAGCAGAATCCAAGCAATGGGAAGTGCCCACTTCGCGCGCTGGCGAGTAGGTGCTGACGGAGAGTTGACGGGTTGCGCAGTCGGGGAGCTCACTGGTGGGGCGGTGGGGGAGCTCACGGGTAGAGGAGTTCGGTGAGCGTGGGGACGGCCTTGTCCAGCTGGCCGACCGAGGTGTAGCCGAAGGTCGAGTAGTCCAGAACGTGAATGCGATCGTTGGCGTAGGCGGGCAGGCTCTTCCAGGCAGCGTTCTTCGCGACCTCGGCGTCGAAGGCCGCTTGTCCCTCGGTGACGTTGCCCGATCGCAGGACGAGCACCACGTCCGGCGCTGCCGCGATGATGTTCTCCAGATTCACGGCGCTGTAGGTTTCCTTCACCCCGAGCGCTGACACCGCAATGTTGTCGGCACCGGACAGCTCGATGAGGCTACCCATGAACGAGTTGTTGTTCATCACCATGAAGGAATCCGTGGCGCCGATCAGAACCAGAACCTTCGGAGCATCGGTCGACGCGCCGGCTGTTGCAAGCGCTGTCTCGTTCGCATTCATCGATGCCAGAATTTTGTCGGCTTCGGTTTGCTTGTCGAAGGCTTCGCCCAACACCTCGACGGCGAGCTTCAGATCACCGAAGCTGTCGGTCTCGAGGAACGCTGCAGGTGTGGTGGTCGAGGCCAAGCTGGCTTCGATCGTGCTGCGCGAGGTTTCCGCCGCAATCACCAGGTCGGGGGAGAGCTTGATGATCTTTTCCACATCGGGAGCCATCGTCGAGCCGATGCGCGGCACGTCGTTGAGAGCGGCGGGAAGCTGCTGCGTCGTTGTCGACGGAACGCCGGCGACCGGAATTTCAAGCAGGGTGAGAACCTCGGCCAGGGGTACAGAGGCCGCTACCACGGTTTTCGGCGGAACTGCGGGGAACTGGGCGACCAATGCGGCAACTGCGGCGGCGCTCGCTGCCGAGGATGTGGTCTCGGAAGCTGCTGTGGTTTCCGCTGAGACGGAAGGGTCTGTGGAGCAAGCGGTTGCGCCGCCGACTAGGGCCAGACTGACAAGTAGTGACGCTATCGACGCGGGACGGTATCGCACAGCAGTGCACTCCTTGGTGAGAAACGAGGCCCGAAATTATGCCAGCCTAACCAAAATGAGGTTAGGCTAAACAGAGCGTCCAGTACTGTGCCTTAAATTGTCAAATCAGAAGTAAAGGGCGACCGGACGCCGGCGCGAGGGGAGTGAGCACCGCCTGTGCATAGTGAGCACCGGTTTCAGCGAACTGGAAGGGGTGCCCACTATGCAGAAACGGTGCTCACTTCGAGAATGAACGGCGGTGGTGCTACTTGCCGAGCATTGCCTGCAGGTCGTCGAGAACCAGGCTTGCACCTGTCGGGCCGAGGCCCATGAACCAGGTTTCGTCGTTGACCTCGGTTGCGCGGCCTTCCTTGACGGCATTCATGCTGGCCCACAGAGGTCCGGCAATCACGGTTGTCTGGCCGGTATCGGCAGGTTTTCCGAAGCTGGAGTAGAAGATTCGATCGCCCTCGGCTTGGGTGATGGTCTCTGGGCTG
Proteins encoded:
- a CDS encoding FecCD family ABC transporter permease; translated protein: MSSPTAQPVNSPSAPTRQRAKWALPIAWILLGIVALVSLGLGSVQISPAEIIAVLSGSNDSASLSTILWDVRLPRVLLALLVGASIAVSGALLQTVMGNPLADPGLTGVTSGAAALVLVILLAAPSYSSMIPFAAFAGGAIAATIVYALAWRREGIKPLNIILAGVAVNALAGAFIAFLSLRYSDRLPAAIQWMNGSLAAKGMNSVWMILPYTIIGLLISLLCIRSANIMRLGDDVARNLGEGVNLTRILLSLVAVFLAAIAVAAVGIIGFVGLVVPHIARMIVGSNHAVLIPMSIAVGALLVLVSDTMGRTLFSPTEIPAGIIMAAIGAPYFLYLMRRQGV
- a CDS encoding ABC transporter substrate-binding protein, which translates into the protein MRYRPASIASLLVSLALVGGATACSTDPSVSAETTAASETTSSAASAAAVAALVAQFPAVPPKTVVAASVPLAEVLTLLEIPVAGVPSTTTQQLPAALNDVPRIGSTMAPDVEKIIKLSPDLVIAAETSRSTIEASLASTTTPAAFLETDSFGDLKLAVEVLGEAFDKQTEADKILASMNANETALATAGASTDAPKVLVLIGATDSFMVMNNNSFMGSLIELSGADNIAVSALGVKETYSAVNLENIIAAAPDVVLVLRSGNVTEGQAAFDAEVAKNAAWKSLPAYANDRIHVLDYSTFGYTSVGQLDKAVPTLTELLYP